The Vicinamibacterales bacterium genome includes the window ACTGCGGCGCCCAGGCGAACCACGCCACCATCAACACGTTCGGGTGGCAACGCGACTACGCGCTGGTACCGGGACAGGCGGTGGAGGTGGAACTGCCGGTTGTGGCCGGCGGCGTGAGCCCGCTGACCATCGCCACCGACAACGGCTTCTCCCCGCGGCAAATCGATCCGGCCTCGAACGACAAGCGGTTCCTCGGTATCTGGGTGGAGATTCTGGACAAGGTGACACAACCATGAGCACGATTGCCGACCTGCGACGCGAGTACGCCAGCCGCGCCCTGTCTGAAGACCAGGCCAACCCCGATCCGATCCGCCAGTTCACAGTGTGGTTCGACGAGGCGGCGAGCGCGCAGCTGCTGGACGTGAACGCCATGACGCTGGCCACGGTATCGGCCAGCGGCGAGCCCGACGCGCGCACGGTCCTCCTGAAGGGCTTCGACGACGACGGGTTCGTCTTCTTCACCAATTACGACAGCGCGAAGGGTCGCGACCTGGCGGCCAACCCACGGGCCTGCCTCCTGTTCTTCTGGGCTGAACTCGAACGCCAGGTCCGCATCACCGGATCGGTGACCAAGGTCTCAAGGGCCGAGTCTGATGAGTACTTTCACTCGCGCCCGTTCGAGAGCCAGGTCGGCGCCTGGACCTCGGCGCAGAGCACGACGGTCGACGGCCGCGCCCCGCTCGAGACGCGCTACGCCGAGCTGTCGGCCCAATATGCAGGAGTCGTCGTGCCGCTGCCGCCGTTCTGGGGTGGCTACCGCGTGACGCCGGCGCGGATGGAGTTCTGGCAGGGACGGCCGAGCCGCCTGCACGACCGCATCCTGTACCAGCGCCAGTCCGAAGTCGGCTGGTCGCGGTCGCGCCTGGCGCCCTAGCGCAGCCACAGATTCGCAGCCGCAGATTTCTGGTAGATGCGCGCCCGCCTTTAGCAGCCGCAGATTTCGCCGATTCACGCAGATTCATGCCCGACCAACGCCGGGCTCCGCCCGGCGTCAGGCAATGATGCACGACCGGCAGGAATGAGCCGCATCCGCGCACCGACAGAGCGGTTCATTCCTGCCGGTCGTACATCATTGCGGCCGGCCCATGGCCGGCCGGTCGGGCCGCAGCTGGTGCGCGCGCAGGCAGAATCGACGTCATCGGCGCCATCTGCGGCCCTGGTTATTCGAGTTCGAGTGTGCCTTCTCCAACTCGCACCGCTTTCCCGCCCACCTGCACGCGCGTGATCTGACCATCGGCGTCTTCGGTGATGCGCATGTGAATGCGGCTGGGCCGGCCCATCGCCACGCCCTGGAGGCTAACCATGTCCTGGCGGCGATCGCGGCTTACCAGGCCGTGCTTCACCAGATACGAACCAAGCGGGCCGCTCGCGCCACCGGTGGCTGGATCCTCCGCCACCCCGAGTGACGGCGCGAACATCCGGCTGTAGGCGGCGACGTCGGCGGCCACCGGCTCGGTGCTGAAGATGAAGACGGCGATGTGTGAACTCGGGAACGCGCTCTTGAGCCGGCGCATGGCCGCCATATCCGGTTCGGCGGCATCGACCGCACCCCGCGTCTGCACCGGCACGAAGATGAACTGCGTGCCGCAGGAGATCTCCTCCACCGGCAAGCCGGTTGCATCGACGGCGGCGGGATCAACGCCGGCGGCGCGGATCACGTCGGCTCTCGAGGACGCCGGCTCGCGGTAGACGGGCGGGCGCTGATCCATCCAGGCAAACGACAACGCGCCGTTGGTCCACGTCAGTTCCACCCTGGTCGGACCGACGCCGAGTCCGAACACCCAGTGGTCGCGGCCGGCGGCAATCACGCCTTCGTGCGCCAGCGCGAACGTGCTGCCGATGGTCGGATGGCCCGCCATGGGAAGCTCTGAACCCGGCGTGAAGATGCGCATCCGGATGTCGGTGTCGGGCGTTTCGGCCGGCAGGATGAAGGTGCACTCCGAGAAGTTCATCTCGCGCGTGATGGTTTGCATTTGGGCGGCCGAGAGGCCGCGCGCGTCCGGGAACACAGCGAGCTGGTTCCCCTCGAACAGGCGATCCGTAAAAACGTCATAGTGCAAGTAGCGCATCACTGGATTCTACCGGGAGGGAACTGCTGGTCGGGAACGGCTACAATGCCGCGTGTTTCTCCGCGGCCTGGTCGTCCTCCTGCTTCTCGCTGCAGCCACGGTCCACGGCCAAGGCACACTCACCATCGTCGCGCCCGCGGCGCCAGGCGGCGGGTGGGATCAGACCGCTCGCGTCATGCAGCGGGTGCTGGCGGACATCGCACCGGCCGTGCGCGTGCAGGTGGACAACATCCCCGGCGCGGCCGGCACCATCGGCCTGGCGCGGTTCGTGCAGTCGGAGCGCGGCAATCCCGACGCGCTGCTGGTCACCGGCCTCGTGATGGTCAGCGGTGTCATCACCAACGCCTCGCCGGTGTCGCTGTCGGATGCCACGCCGATTGCGCGGCTGACCGGCGAGACCGAGGTGATTGTCGTGCCGGCGGCGAGCCCGTATCAATCGCTCGCCCAATTGATCGCGGCCTTTCGCAAGGATCCCGGCGGGGTCTCGTGGGGCGGCGGGTCCGCCGGCGGCACCGATGACCTGCTGGTCCGGTTGCTCGCCGAGCAACTCGGCCTGCCCCCCTCACGCGTGAACTACATCGCCTTTCCCGGCGGCGGCGCGGCGCTCGCGGCGGTGCTGGGCGGCCAGGTCACGGCGGCGGTCAGTGGCTACGGAGAGTTCGCGGGACAGATCGCGGCAGGACACCTGCGGCCGCTGGCGATCTCCGCGGCCGAGCGCATCGCGGACATCAACGCGCCCACGCTGCGCGAATCCGGCGTGCCCCTGGACCTGGCGAACTGGCGCGCCATTGTCGCTCCGCCTGGACTCTCGGATGCGGAACGCGATGCGCTGACCGCGCGCATCACACAGATGGCGGAGAGCACGGCGTGGCAACAGGCGATCGCCGCCAACGGATGGGATGACCTGTTCCTGGCCGGCGCCGGCTTCCGGCAGTTCCTGCTGGCCGAACAGGCGCGCGTCGCGGCCGTGCTGCAGCGGCTGGCCACCGCCAACGGAGACAGCCCGCCACGATTCACGCTGGCCGTCACGCCGACGACCCTGCCCAATGTCACGGTCACGATGTTCGTCGTCCTGGCTGCGGGCATGCTGGTGGGTCGCCTCCGGAATCGGCCACGTCTCGAGACTGGTCCCGCGCCCGGCAGGTCGATGACGGCGCTGCTCGGGCTCGCCTTGCTGTTGCAGCCCCTCGTCATGATCACCGCCGGCTTTGTTGCCTCTTCCACCATCACGTTCGCCGTGACCGCCGCGTCATGGCGTGGAGCGCGGCCCGCCGTGGGGACCATGGTGAAGGACCTGGTCGTCGGCGGCGTGTTCGCCACGGTCATCTACTTCGTGTTCAGCGCGGGACTCGGCGTGTCCCT containing:
- the pdxH gene encoding pyridoxamine 5'-phosphate oxidase, which codes for MSTIADLRREYASRALSEDQANPDPIRQFTVWFDEAASAQLLDVNAMTLATVSASGEPDARTVLLKGFDDDGFVFFTNYDSAKGRDLAANPRACLLFFWAELERQVRITGSVTKVSRAESDEYFHSRPFESQVGAWTSAQSTTVDGRAPLETRYAELSAQYAGVVVPLPPFWGGYRVTPARMEFWQGRPSRLHDRILYQRQSEVGWSRSRLAP
- a CDS encoding PhzF family phenazine biosynthesis protein; translated protein: MRYLHYDVFTDRLFEGNQLAVFPDARGLSAAQMQTITREMNFSECTFILPAETPDTDIRMRIFTPGSELPMAGHPTIGSTFALAHEGVIAAGRDHWVFGLGVGPTRVELTWTNGALSFAWMDQRPPVYREPASSRADVIRAAGVDPAAVDATGLPVEEISCGTQFIFVPVQTRGAVDAAEPDMAAMRRLKSAFPSSHIAVFIFSTEPVAADVAAYSRMFAPSLGVAEDPATGGASGPLGSYLVKHGLVSRDRRQDMVSLQGVAMGRPSRIHMRITEDADGQITRVQVGGKAVRVGEGTLELE
- a CDS encoding tripartite tricarboxylate transporter substrate binding protein; the encoded protein is MFLRGLVVLLLLAAATVHGQGTLTIVAPAAPGGGWDQTARVMQRVLADIAPAVRVQVDNIPGAAGTIGLARFVQSERGNPDALLVTGLVMVSGVITNASPVSLSDATPIARLTGETEVIVVPAASPYQSLAQLIAAFRKDPGGVSWGGGSAGGTDDLLVRLLAEQLGLPPSRVNYIAFPGGGAALAAVLGGQVTAAVSGYGEFAGQIAAGHLRPLAISAAERIADINAPTLRESGVPLDLANWRAIVAPPGLSDAERDALTARITQMAESTAWQQAIAANGWDDLFLAGAGFRQFLLAEQARVAAVLQRLATANGDSPPRFTLAVTPTTLPNVTVTMFVVLAAGMLVGRLRNRPRLETGPAPGRSMTALLGLALLLQPLVMITAGFVASSTITFAVTAASWRGARPAVGTMVKDLVVGGVFATVIYFVFSAGLGVSLPRFPLL